The Apostichopus japonicus isolate 1M-3 chromosome 6, ASM3797524v1, whole genome shotgun sequence genome contains a region encoding:
- the LOC139969157 gene encoding uncharacterized protein isoform X1, which translates to MKVFSAETSSLFLFQLKTFRQARFWSDCHQMDTCYYSSEEDEWDELNQHLLSSENGLSQPLIPSDDGPNRPLTSIHKRRIPDKRYKESDHYVDISNNRISSIVWAAMKMSCIFHQRKLVVERQCFRCQIQHTSQSVQGDGQKSTWEEIEVLHKNLDVSGQGYYKDEDNCGPEKYRLQPFINGDSSSHSDSGHRELICPQCDSFWWNFHGKVNRYTDRDLGVEPWNHLGSWFLSLLGTFSAIAIILYDATYYLHGLWGEQSQIIHLISYATFMLNLVLYPLLNMICKIRAITQRQVPQLSWSTGLNERYLVKRLQYLDIPNRGVPGKLLLSFGLFCAVFHTVYRGKFYLDLCKRFSWHSGVSVICGGVIMVMFVTFQYMMYLTRLSFQRHFSLVVKFIENNQGDLDNCRYILGSAFLDFNCFRKLIAIYMNLFIPVLTWAITTHVTWQYFVNEKSSKGHMSDKSKQYETCINILIWLEIILFLVVPIWSIGGLDTTYIWTRLRLRVLTIPRRASNVFWRKLSRHMDIINEHYDRINFTMIFSIIGFFMALEFGNKQTTTFVIPEPYCDNVSEIVFGPGD; encoded by the exons ATGAAAGTTTTCTCGGCGGAAACAAGTAGTCTCTTCCTCTTCCAGCTCAAGACTTTCCGGCAAGCAAGATTTTGGAGTGATTGTCACCAAATGGATACCTGCTATTATTCGAGTGAGGAGGACGAGTGGGATGAACTAAACCAACATCTGTTATCAAGCGAGAATGGACTGAGCCAACCTCTGATACCAAGTGACGATGGGCCAAATCGACCTTTGACATCGATTCACAAGAGACGGATACCTGATAAGAGGTATAAAGAATCAGACCATTACGTGGACATTAGTAACAATAGGATTTCTTCCATTGTATGGGCGGCAATGAAAATGTCATGCATTTTTCATCAAAGGAAACTAGTTGTTGAAAGGCAATGTTTCCGTTGTCAGATTCAACACACGAGCCAATCAGTTCAG GGCGACGGTCAAAAGTCCACGTGGGAGGAGATTGAAGTGTTGCACAAAAACCTGGACGTCAGTGGACAGGGCTACTACAAGGACGAAGATAACTGTGGGCCAGAGAAGTACCGGTTACAACCCTTTATCAACGGAGACAGCTCTTCACACAGTGATTCAGGACATCGCGAACTCATTTGCCCTCAGTGTGATAGTTTCTGGTGGAATTTTCATGGAAAGGTTAACCGTTACACGGATCGAGATCTAG GAGTTGAGCCGTGGAACCATCTCGGAAGCTGGTTTTTATCTTTGCTTGGTACATTTAGCGCTATAGCTATCATACTATACGATGCTACTTATTATTTACATGGCTTATGGGGAGAACAATCTCAGATTATTCATCTCATATCGTACGCAACATTTATGCTCAATCTTGTGCTGTATCCTCTCCTCAACATGATCTGTAAGATCAGGGCAATCACGCAGAGACAAGTTCCTCAGCTTTCATGGTCCACGGGACTCAATGAAAGATACCTCGTCAAACGACTGCAGTATCTGGATATCCCCAACAGAG GAGTGCCAGGGAAGCTTCTTCTATCATTCGGGTTATTCTGTGCCGTATTCCACACTGTATACCGAGGAAAGTTTTACTTAGATTTGTGCAAACGATTTTCCTGGCATAGCGGTGTATCGGTAATATGCGGCGGGGTGATAATGGTCATGTTTGTCACTTTCCAGTACATGATGTATCTGACAAGGCTCTCGTTCCAACGTCACTTCTCGCTAGTCGTCAAATTCATCGAGAATAACCAGGGTGATTTAGATAACTGTCGCTACATCTTAGGGAGCGCATTTCTGGACTTTAATTGCTTTAGGAAACTGATCGCcatatatatgaatttattCATCCCAGTTCTGACTTGGGCTATTACTACTCACGTGACTTGGCAATATTTCGTGAATGAAAAGAGTAGTAAAGGTCACATGAGTGACAAGTCCAAGCAATATGAGACATGTATCAATATTCTGATCTGGTTGGAAATCATCCTGTTTCTGGTCGTGCCGATCTGGTCTATTGGTGGACTGGATACTACCTATATCTGGACGAGACTACGGCTCCGTGTACTCACGATCCCGAGGAGAGCGTCAAATGTATTTTGGCGTAAACTCTCTCGTCACATGGACATCATTAACGAACATTACGATCGAATCAATTTCACAATGATTTTTTCAATCATTGGTTTCTTCATGGCGCTTGAATTTGGCAACAAGCAGACTACGACTTTCGTCATACCAGAGCCGTACTGTGATAACGTCTCAGAAATTGTATTTGGGCCGGGCGACTAA
- the LOC139969157 gene encoding uncharacterized protein isoform X2 has protein sequence MDTCYYSSEEDEWDELNQHLLSSENGLSQPLIPSDDGPNRPLTSIHKRRIPDKRYKESDHYVDISNNRISSIVWAAMKMSCIFHQRKLVVERQCFRCQIQHTSQSVQGDGQKSTWEEIEVLHKNLDVSGQGYYKDEDNCGPEKYRLQPFINGDSSSHSDSGHRELICPQCDSFWWNFHGKVNRYTDRDLGVEPWNHLGSWFLSLLGTFSAIAIILYDATYYLHGLWGEQSQIIHLISYATFMLNLVLYPLLNMICKIRAITQRQVPQLSWSTGLNERYLVKRLQYLDIPNRGVPGKLLLSFGLFCAVFHTVYRGKFYLDLCKRFSWHSGVSVICGGVIMVMFVTFQYMMYLTRLSFQRHFSLVVKFIENNQGDLDNCRYILGSAFLDFNCFRKLIAIYMNLFIPVLTWAITTHVTWQYFVNEKSSKGHMSDKSKQYETCINILIWLEIILFLVVPIWSIGGLDTTYIWTRLRLRVLTIPRRASNVFWRKLSRHMDIINEHYDRINFTMIFSIIGFFMALEFGNKQTTTFVIPEPYCDNVSEIVFGPGD, from the exons ATGGATACCTGCTATTATTCGAGTGAGGAGGACGAGTGGGATGAACTAAACCAACATCTGTTATCAAGCGAGAATGGACTGAGCCAACCTCTGATACCAAGTGACGATGGGCCAAATCGACCTTTGACATCGATTCACAAGAGACGGATACCTGATAAGAGGTATAAAGAATCAGACCATTACGTGGACATTAGTAACAATAGGATTTCTTCCATTGTATGGGCGGCAATGAAAATGTCATGCATTTTTCATCAAAGGAAACTAGTTGTTGAAAGGCAATGTTTCCGTTGTCAGATTCAACACACGAGCCAATCAGTTCAG GGCGACGGTCAAAAGTCCACGTGGGAGGAGATTGAAGTGTTGCACAAAAACCTGGACGTCAGTGGACAGGGCTACTACAAGGACGAAGATAACTGTGGGCCAGAGAAGTACCGGTTACAACCCTTTATCAACGGAGACAGCTCTTCACACAGTGATTCAGGACATCGCGAACTCATTTGCCCTCAGTGTGATAGTTTCTGGTGGAATTTTCATGGAAAGGTTAACCGTTACACGGATCGAGATCTAG GAGTTGAGCCGTGGAACCATCTCGGAAGCTGGTTTTTATCTTTGCTTGGTACATTTAGCGCTATAGCTATCATACTATACGATGCTACTTATTATTTACATGGCTTATGGGGAGAACAATCTCAGATTATTCATCTCATATCGTACGCAACATTTATGCTCAATCTTGTGCTGTATCCTCTCCTCAACATGATCTGTAAGATCAGGGCAATCACGCAGAGACAAGTTCCTCAGCTTTCATGGTCCACGGGACTCAATGAAAGATACCTCGTCAAACGACTGCAGTATCTGGATATCCCCAACAGAG GAGTGCCAGGGAAGCTTCTTCTATCATTCGGGTTATTCTGTGCCGTATTCCACACTGTATACCGAGGAAAGTTTTACTTAGATTTGTGCAAACGATTTTCCTGGCATAGCGGTGTATCGGTAATATGCGGCGGGGTGATAATGGTCATGTTTGTCACTTTCCAGTACATGATGTATCTGACAAGGCTCTCGTTCCAACGTCACTTCTCGCTAGTCGTCAAATTCATCGAGAATAACCAGGGTGATTTAGATAACTGTCGCTACATCTTAGGGAGCGCATTTCTGGACTTTAATTGCTTTAGGAAACTGATCGCcatatatatgaatttattCATCCCAGTTCTGACTTGGGCTATTACTACTCACGTGACTTGGCAATATTTCGTGAATGAAAAGAGTAGTAAAGGTCACATGAGTGACAAGTCCAAGCAATATGAGACATGTATCAATATTCTGATCTGGTTGGAAATCATCCTGTTTCTGGTCGTGCCGATCTGGTCTATTGGTGGACTGGATACTACCTATATCTGGACGAGACTACGGCTCCGTGTACTCACGATCCCGAGGAGAGCGTCAAATGTATTTTGGCGTAAACTCTCTCGTCACATGGACATCATTAACGAACATTACGATCGAATCAATTTCACAATGATTTTTTCAATCATTGGTTTCTTCATGGCGCTTGAATTTGGCAACAAGCAGACTACGACTTTCGTCATACCAGAGCCGTACTGTGATAACGTCTCAGAAATTGTATTTGGGCCGGGCGACTAA
- the LOC139969162 gene encoding probable glutathione S-transferase 5 translates to MPTYKLTYFNAKARAETARFIFAVAGQEYEDNRLKREEWPELRKTMPFGQVPLLEIDGKPLAHSGAINRTLARRFKLYGDNESEAAEIDQVCECLVDLGLAMRNYFHEKDVARKENILKELLETEATKHFKFLLNLLEANDGGNGFYVGNRLSLADLDAATYLTDMVARVPGLKVTEPKLLAHVNRILETPALSQWLKKRPQTPF, encoded by the exons ATGCCTACCTATAAATTAACTTACTTCAACGCAAAGGCCAGAGCAGAAACTGCTCGTTTCATATTTGCTGTAGCTGGTCAGGAATACGAAGACAATCGGCTAAAAAGGGAGGAATGGCCTGAACTGAGAAAGA CAATGCCTTTCGGACAAGTTCCTCTCCTTGAGATAGACGGCAAACCATTAGCTCATAGCGGTGCGATTAACCGAACATTAGCGAGACGTTTCA AGCTGTATGGAGACAACGAATCCGAAGCAGCTGAAATTGACCAAGTTTGCGAATGTTTGGTTGACCTGGGCTTAGCTATGAGGAATTATTTTCATGAGAAAGATGTAGCTAGAAAG GAGAACATCCTCAAAGAATTGCTAGAGACAGAAGCTACTAAACACTTCAAGTTTCTTCTTAATTTGTTGGAAGCGAACGATGGCGGTAATGGATTCTATGTTGGAAACAGA TTATCTCTGGCAGACTTAGATGCAGCTACATATTTAACCGACATGGTCGCGCGTGTTCCAGGGTTAAAGGTCACAGAGCCAAAGCTACTTGCTCATGTTAATCGAATCTTGGAGACTCCCGCTCTGTCTCAATGGTTGAAGAAAAGACCGCAGACTCCATTTTGA